A genomic window from Cucumis melo cultivar AY chromosome 8, USDA_Cmelo_AY_1.0, whole genome shotgun sequence includes:
- the LOC103484516 gene encoding non-classical arabinogalactan protein 31-like, which translates to MSSSSFINSPSMAFNLISLSFFSFFFFAIFAFSAADDITPAETLPLPHHHHAPTPAPLPPPTHLPLHPPAHPPTHHRHHAHGQPPVHPPANAPSHHLPPTHSPAHSPAPAHHHHHHHNVSPVPPPTHSPAPIYPPKPRLVRSFISVQGVVYCKSCKYAGADTLLGATPVAGASVKLICQNTKYPLVQTATTDKNGYFFITAPKAITSYAFHKCKVVLGKSPSPTCSKPSALHGGAAGAPLRPQKSYIDANKLPFVLYSVGPFAFEPTCPHH; encoded by the exons ATGTCGTCCTCTTCATTCATAAATTCCCCATCCATGGCTTTTAATCTCATCTCCCtgtctttcttttcctttttcttcttcgcCATTTTCGCCTTCTCCGCCGCTGACGACATCACACCGGCCGAAACACTCCCCCTTCCCCACCACCACCACGCTCCCACGCCGGCACCATTACCTCCACCCACCCATTTGCCCCTTCACCCTCCGGCTCACCCGCCAACACACCACCGCCATCACGCCCACGGCCAGCCTCCGGTTCACCCACCGGCAAATGCGCCCTCTCACCATCTCCCTCCAACTCACTCGCCGGCTCACTCGCCAGCTCCCgcccaccaccaccaccaccaccataaTGTCAGCCCAGTGCCTCCTCCGACTCACTCGCCGGCTCCGATCTACCCTCCGAAACCTCGGTTGGTGAGGAGCTTCATTTCGGTTCAAGGTGTTGTGTATTGCAAGTCCTGTAAATATGCGGGTGCTGACACACTGCTCGGAGCTACCCCCGTCGCCG GTGCAAGCGTGAAGCTTATTTGTCAGAACACTAAATACCCATTGGTCCAAACAGCAACCACTGACAAGAACGGCTATTTCTTCATCACTGCCCCAAAGGCCATCACCAGCTACGCCTTCCATAAGTGCAAGGTCGTTCTCGGCAAATCCCCTTCCCCCACTTGCAGCAAGCCCTCCGCTCTCCACGGCGGCGCTGCCGGAGCCCCTCTCCGCCCTCAGAAGTCTTACATCGACGCTAATAAACTCCCCTTCGTTCTCTACTCTGTTGGCCCTTTTGCCTTCGAACCCACTTGCCCTCATCATTAG
- the LOC103484517 gene encoding serine/threonine/tyrosine-protein kinase HT1 yields the protein MDEEANSWLRRTKFSHTVYHRWDSLRLNPVPFIVEPPRNSGLKSRPSSASSAQKPNPDISKIQRSFISNKQRSLSPLPESNLSEVFKEAKSESKRFSTPTPRLRGRTKEFKNKLFNKDPQDSKSANSKPSLNTSPLKQLSSGKGGDKSKLKDSSWTKYFDSGKVTAVESADDWTVDLSKLFVGLRFAHGAHSRLYHGKYNDEPVAVKIIRVPDDDENGTLASRLEKQFTREVTLLSRLHHPNVIKFVAACRNPPVYCVITEYLSQGSLRAYLHKLEHQSLPLQKLIKFALDVARGMEYLHSQGVIHRDLKPENVLIDEDMHLKIADFGIACPEAFFDPLADDPGTYRWMAPEMIKHKPCSRKVDVYSFGLMLWEMVSGAIPYEDMTPIQAAFAVVNKNLRPVISSDCPLAMRALIEQCWSLQPDKRPDFWQIVKVLEQFESSLARDGTLNLLGNPLSSFHEHKKGLLHWIQKLGPLHPETSPLPVPKPKFS from the exons ATGGACGAAGAGGCTAATTCTTGGCTTAGGAGAACGAAGTTTTCTCACACGGTTTATCATCGATGGGACTCATTAAGATTAAACCCAGTTCCGTTCATCGTCGAACCACCTCGCAATTCTGGCTTGAAATCGAGGCCTTCATCAGCTTCATCTGCCCAGAAGCCGAATCCTGATATTTCGAAGATTCAGCGAAGTTTCATATCCAATAAACAGAGGTCTCTGTCTCCTCTCCCTGAGAGCAACCTCTCTGAAGTTTTCAAGGAAGCAAAATCCGAGAGTAAGAGATTCTCAACTCCAACTCCTCGACTTAGAGGACGAACTAAGGAATTCAAGAACAAGCTATTCAATAAGGACCCTCAAGATTCAAAATCAGCCAATTCCAAGCCATCGTTGAATACCAGTCCCTTGAAGCAACTATCTTCAGGGAAAGGGGGTGATAAGTCAAAGTTGAAGGACTCTTCCTGGACTAAATATTTCGATTCTGGAAAAGTCACCGCGGTTGAATCAGCGGATGACTGGACTGTTGATCTCTCCAAGTTGTTTGTTGGATTAAGGTTTGCTCATGGAGCTCATAGTCGACTTTATCATGGAAAATACAACGACGAACCTGTTGCTGTTAAAATTATTAGAGTGCCTGATGATGACGAAAACGGAACGCTTGCGTCTCGATTGGAGAAGCAATTCACCAGAGAAGTTACCCTTCTATCGCGTCTCCATCATCCAAATGTTATAAAG TTTGTTGCTGCTTGTAGGAACCCACCTGTATACTGTGTCATTACTGAATATTTGTCTCAAGGATCATTAAGGGCATACTTACACAAACTCGAGCACCAATCCCTCCCTTTGcaaaaactaattaaatttgCTTTAGATGTCGCTCGTGGCATGGAATACCTTCACTCACAAGGTGTAATTCATCGGGATCTTAAGCCTGAGAATGTTCTTATTGATGAAGACATGCACTTGAAAATTGCAGATTTTGGTATAGCTTGTCCTGAGGCCTTTTTTGACCCATTAGCTGATGATCCCGGAACCTACCGATGGATGGCACCGGAGATGATCAAACACAAACCTTGTAGTCGAAAGGTCGATGTGTACAGCTTTGGGCTTATGTTGTGGGAAATGGTATCCGGTGCAATTCCATACGAGGATATGACTCCCATTCAAGCAGCCTTTGCTGTTGTGAATAAG AATCTTAGGCCTGTTATCTCAAGTGATTGTCCACTGGCAATGCGAGCTTTAATTGAGCAATGTTGGTCGCTACAACCGGACAAGAGACCCGATTTCTGGCAGATTGTGAAGGTATTAGAGCAATTTGAATCTTCGCTTGCCCGTGATGGGACACTGAATTTATTAGGTAACCCTCTGTCTAGTTTCCATGAGCATAAGAAAGGGCTCCTCCATTGGATTCAAAAGCTTGGCCCCCTACATCCCGAAACTTCACCCTTGCCGGTGCCGAAACCAAAATTCTCATAA
- the LOC103484518 gene encoding uncharacterized protein LOC103484518 — MGSSSSTFPVICFLHSVVAITSGTLMMFYMKEIYTIGHGIETATKLMGSTPHDQLLIRTSDSFSGLLLFAIGFLLFMVAFVKDREFQGFFAKGCTVLHVSMAMWRFYFERRVEDLAWDWLRQIVGDILLALSWVFFLVYSWREKYD; from the coding sequence ATGGGATCGTCGTCCTCGACTTTCCCGGTTATCTGTTTTCTTCATTCTGTCGTCGCAATCACCAGCGGGACTCTTATGATGTTCTATATGAAGGAGATTTACACGATTGGCCATGGGATCGAAACCGCCACTAAGTTAATGGGCTCAACACCACACGATCAGCTCCTGATTCGTACTTCCGATTCGTTTTCCGGATTGCTCCTCTTCGCAATCGGTTTCCTTCTTTTCATGGTTGCGTTTGTCAAGGACAGGGAATTTCAAGGCTTTTTCGCCAAGGGGTGTACGGTGCTTCATGTCTCAATGGCGATGTGGAGATTCTACTTCGAGCGGAGGGTGGAGGATCTGGCTTGGGATTGGCTAAGGCAGATTGTTGGTGACATTCTTCTTGCTCTATCTTGGGTCTTCTTTCTTGTTTATTCCTGGAGAGAAAAATATGATTAG
- the LOC103484519 gene encoding pentatricopeptide repeat-containing protein At2g33760 isoform X2 has translation MNKIKLQTQQLAFQHPVTRNFDTQSRSPVYEALLRSGPRLRNLQQVHAHIIVSGLHRSRSLLTKLISLVCTAGSITYARRLFPTVPNPDSFLFDSLLKVTSKFGFSIDAVLFYRHMLFSGAPPSNYTFTSVIKACADLSALRLGKEIHSHVMVCGYGSDMYVQAALIALYAKASDMKVAKKVFDAMPQRTIIAWNSLISGFEQNGLPQESIDLFHLMMKSGLQPDPATIVSLLSSCSQLGALDFGCWLHDYSNVNGFDLNVVLGTSLINMYTRCGNVSKAQEVFDSMKERNVVTWTAMISGYGMHGHVLSACAHSGLIDDGRRVFSSMKEVYGLVPGVEHNVCMVDMFGRAGLLNDAYQFIKKILPKEPGPAVWTSMLGACRMHRNFDLGVKVAEHVLAVEPENPGHYVMLSNIYALAGRMDRVEMVRNMMTRRRLKKQVGYSTIEINRKTYLFSMGDKSHPQTNTIYRYLDELMCRCSESGYVPAPESLMHDLEEEERDYALRYHSEKLALAFGLLNTNQGETIRIVKNLRMCEDCHSAIKHISIIADREIIVRDKFRFHHFKDGSCSCLDYW, from the exons ATGAACAAAATTAAACTGCAAACCCAACAACTTGCATTTCAACATCCTGTAACTCGCAATTTTGACACGCAATCGCGTTCTCCTGTCTACGAAGCACTTCTTCGATCAGGTCCCCGTCTCAGAAACCTTCAACAAGTTCATGCCCATATCATCGTTTCCGGACTCCATAGAAGTCGATCCCTCCTCACTAAGCTTATTTCTCTGGTTTGTACCGCTGGTTCAATCACCTATGCTCGACGATTGTTCCCCACTGTGCCTAATCCGGATTCTTTCCTCTTTGATTCCCTCCTCAAAGTGACTTCCAAATTTGGTTTCTCTATTGATGCTGTCTTGTTTTACCGTCACATGCTTTTCTCAGGTGCTCCCCCGTCGAATTACACCTTTACGTCTGTGATTAAAGCCTGTGCGGATCTTTCAGCTCTAAGGTTGGGTAAAGAAATTCATTCTCATGTTATGGTTTGTGGGTATGGTTCGGATATGTATGTTCAGGCTGCTTTAATTGCTCTCTATGCTAAAGCTAGTGATATGAAAGTTGCCAAGAAGGTGTTTGATGCAATGCCACAAAGAACAATTATAGCTTGGAACTCACTTATATCAGGGTTCGAGCAAAATGGACTCCCGCAAGAATCAATTGATTTATTTCATCTGATGATGAAGTCGGGTTTGCAACCTGATCCAGCAACAATAGTGAGCTTATTGTCTTCCTGTTCTCAGCTAGGAGCCCTTGATTTCGGTTGCTGGTTGCATGATTATTCTAATGTTAATGGTTTTGATCTCAACGTGGTTCTTGGTACTTCATTGATTAACATGTACACTAGATGTGGGAACGTAAGCAAAGCGCAGGAAGTTTTTGACTCCATGAAAGAAAGGAATGTTGTCACCTGGACAGCCATGATTTCAGGGTACGGGATGCATGGCCACG TCTTATCTGCATGTGCTCATTCAGGGTTGATTGATGATGGTCGTCGGGTATTTTCAAGCATGAAGGAAGTGTATGGGTTAGTTCCGGGAGTAGAACATAATGTCTGCATGGTAGATATGTTTGGGCGTGCTGGATTGCTCAACGATGCTTATCAATTTATCAAAAAAATTCTTCCCAAGGAGCCAGGCCCGGCAGTTTGGACTTCAATGCTCGGGGCCTGTAGAATGCATAGAAATTTTGACCTTGGAGTTAAGGTTGCAGAACATGTTTTAGCCGTTGAGCCAGAAAACCCTGGTCATTATGTAATGCTTTCTAACATATATGCATTGGCCGGTAGGATGGATCGGGTGGAGATGGTACGAAATATGATGACTAGACGACGCCTAAAGAAGCAAGTAGGCTATAGCACCATAGAAATCAATCGAAAGACCTATTTATTTAGCATGGGTGACAAGTCCCATCCTCAGACAAACACTATATATAGGTATTTAGATGAATTAATGTGTCGATGTAGTGAATCAGGCTATGTACCAGCACCGGAGTCCTTAATGCatgatttggaagaagaagaaagggattATGCCCTTAGGTATCACAGTGAGAAGCTTGCACTAGCATTTGGTTTACTTAATACCAATCAAGGTGAGACTATTAGAATTGTAAAGAACCTTCGAATGTGTGAGGATTGCCATTCAGCTATTAAACACATCTCTATTATTGCTGATAGAGAAATAATTGTTAGGGATAAATTTCGTTTTCACCACTTCAAAGATGGTTCGTGTTCTTGTCTTGATTATTGGTGA
- the LOC103484519 gene encoding pentatricopeptide repeat-containing protein At2g33760 isoform X1: MNKIKLQTQQLAFQHPVTRNFDTQSRSPVYEALLRSGPRLRNLQQVHAHIIVSGLHRSRSLLTKLISLVCTAGSITYARRLFPTVPNPDSFLFDSLLKVTSKFGFSIDAVLFYRHMLFSGAPPSNYTFTSVIKACADLSALRLGKEIHSHVMVCGYGSDMYVQAALIALYAKASDMKVAKKVFDAMPQRTIIAWNSLISGFEQNGLPQESIDLFHLMMKSGLQPDPATIVSLLSSCSQLGALDFGCWLHDYSNVNGFDLNVVLGTSLINMYTRCGNVSKAQEVFDSMKERNVVTWTAMISGYGMHGHGKQAMKLFGEMRAYGPRPNNITFVAVLSACAHSGLIDDGRRVFSSMKEVYGLVPGVEHNVCMVDMFGRAGLLNDAYQFIKKILPKEPGPAVWTSMLGACRMHRNFDLGVKVAEHVLAVEPENPGHYVMLSNIYALAGRMDRVEMVRNMMTRRRLKKQVGYSTIEINRKTYLFSMGDKSHPQTNTIYRYLDELMCRCSESGYVPAPESLMHDLEEEERDYALRYHSEKLALAFGLLNTNQGETIRIVKNLRMCEDCHSAIKHISIIADREIIVRDKFRFHHFKDGSCSCLDYW; this comes from the coding sequence ATGAACAAAATTAAACTGCAAACCCAACAACTTGCATTTCAACATCCTGTAACTCGCAATTTTGACACGCAATCGCGTTCTCCTGTCTACGAAGCACTTCTTCGATCAGGTCCCCGTCTCAGAAACCTTCAACAAGTTCATGCCCATATCATCGTTTCCGGACTCCATAGAAGTCGATCCCTCCTCACTAAGCTTATTTCTCTGGTTTGTACCGCTGGTTCAATCACCTATGCTCGACGATTGTTCCCCACTGTGCCTAATCCGGATTCTTTCCTCTTTGATTCCCTCCTCAAAGTGACTTCCAAATTTGGTTTCTCTATTGATGCTGTCTTGTTTTACCGTCACATGCTTTTCTCAGGTGCTCCCCCGTCGAATTACACCTTTACGTCTGTGATTAAAGCCTGTGCGGATCTTTCAGCTCTAAGGTTGGGTAAAGAAATTCATTCTCATGTTATGGTTTGTGGGTATGGTTCGGATATGTATGTTCAGGCTGCTTTAATTGCTCTCTATGCTAAAGCTAGTGATATGAAAGTTGCCAAGAAGGTGTTTGATGCAATGCCACAAAGAACAATTATAGCTTGGAACTCACTTATATCAGGGTTCGAGCAAAATGGACTCCCGCAAGAATCAATTGATTTATTTCATCTGATGATGAAGTCGGGTTTGCAACCTGATCCAGCAACAATAGTGAGCTTATTGTCTTCCTGTTCTCAGCTAGGAGCCCTTGATTTCGGTTGCTGGTTGCATGATTATTCTAATGTTAATGGTTTTGATCTCAACGTGGTTCTTGGTACTTCATTGATTAACATGTACACTAGATGTGGGAACGTAAGCAAAGCGCAGGAAGTTTTTGACTCCATGAAAGAAAGGAATGTTGTCACCTGGACAGCCATGATTTCAGGGTACGGGATGCATGGCCACGGTAAGCAAGCGATGAAGCTTTTTGGTGAAATGAGAGCTTATGGTCCTCGTCCTAACAATATTACATTCGTTGCAGTCTTATCTGCATGTGCTCATTCAGGGTTGATTGATGATGGTCGTCGGGTATTTTCAAGCATGAAGGAAGTGTATGGGTTAGTTCCGGGAGTAGAACATAATGTCTGCATGGTAGATATGTTTGGGCGTGCTGGATTGCTCAACGATGCTTATCAATTTATCAAAAAAATTCTTCCCAAGGAGCCAGGCCCGGCAGTTTGGACTTCAATGCTCGGGGCCTGTAGAATGCATAGAAATTTTGACCTTGGAGTTAAGGTTGCAGAACATGTTTTAGCCGTTGAGCCAGAAAACCCTGGTCATTATGTAATGCTTTCTAACATATATGCATTGGCCGGTAGGATGGATCGGGTGGAGATGGTACGAAATATGATGACTAGACGACGCCTAAAGAAGCAAGTAGGCTATAGCACCATAGAAATCAATCGAAAGACCTATTTATTTAGCATGGGTGACAAGTCCCATCCTCAGACAAACACTATATATAGGTATTTAGATGAATTAATGTGTCGATGTAGTGAATCAGGCTATGTACCAGCACCGGAGTCCTTAATGCatgatttggaagaagaagaaagggattATGCCCTTAGGTATCACAGTGAGAAGCTTGCACTAGCATTTGGTTTACTTAATACCAATCAAGGTGAGACTATTAGAATTGTAAAGAACCTTCGAATGTGTGAGGATTGCCATTCAGCTATTAAACACATCTCTATTATTGCTGATAGAGAAATAATTGTTAGGGATAAATTTCGTTTTCACCACTTCAAAGATGGTTCGTGTTCTTGTCTTGATTATTGGTGA